Proteins encoded within one genomic window of Gigantopelta aegis isolate Gae_Host chromosome 2, Gae_host_genome, whole genome shotgun sequence:
- the LOC121380413 gene encoding GATA zinc finger domain-containing protein 14-like has protein sequence MSLESFKDKLKDMIGPGWSHHIYLIFIILLFAGLAILFLQQIVLCCVVCRKKRKMDKVSQIEKGQAGDGKKKEKSNGKKEKKRKSSIPADAFVASSAPAPPPPPPAAPPPAPVSGDFNHSSQTRNHSPQDHNQSRQDYTRQDYNHSRLDNNQSRQDYTRQDYNHSRLDNNQSRQDYTRQDYKSQLDNNQSRQGYTRQDYKSRLDNNQSRQDYKSRLDNNQSRQDYTRQDYKSQLDNNQSRQDYKSRLDNNQSRPDYTRQDYKTRLDNNQSRQDYNQSRLDNNQSRQNYNQSQLDNNQSRQDYTRQDYNHSRLDNNQSCQDYDQSRHDNNQSRQDYNQSQHDNNQSRQDCNHSRNDNNQSRQDYIRQDYNHPRQDYNHSQQDYNHSRQGIDHSRQHNKYPRQDYNHSRQDSNHTRQDSNHTRQDSNHTRQDCDHTLQDYTHSRQDCNHTRPDFNNTRHDCNHIRQDSNHTRQDSNHTRQDSNHTRQDSNHTRQDCDHTLQDYTQSRQDCNHTRPDFNNTRHDCNHIRQDSNHTRQDSNHTRQDSNHTRQDSNHTRQDCDHTLQDYTHSRQDCNHTRPDFNNTRQDCNHIRQDCNQSRQDYKHSRQDCNHTRPNFIDTRQDYNHSRQDCNHYQQNSKVTRQDCNHSRYGSNQLRRVSHGLPHSICSSVYLHDR, from the exons GCTGGTCACATCACATCTATCTGATCTTTATCATCCTACTGTTCGCTGGACTGGCTATTCTGTTCTTGCAGCAGATCGTCCTATGCTGTGT CGTGTGtcgaaagaaaaggaaaatggACAAGGTATCCCAGATAGAAAAG GGTCAGGCAGGAGAtggaaagaagaaggaaaagtctaacggaaagaaagaaaagaaacggAAATCATCAATCCCGGCCGACGCTTTTGTAGCATCGTCAGCACcagcaccacccccaccaccccctgCTGCACCGCCGCCGGCCCCGGTGTCCGGTGATTTTAACCATTCTAGTCAGACTAGAAACCATTCTCCACAGGACCACAACCAATCTCGTCAGGATTATACTCGTCAGGATTACAACCATTCTCGACTTGATAACAACCAATCTCGTCAGGATTATACTCGTCAGGATTACAACCATTCTCGACTTGATAACAACCAATCTCGTCAGGACTATACTCGTCAGGATTACAAGTCTCAACTTGATAACAACCAATCTCGTCAGGGTTATACTCGTCAGGATTACAAGTCTCGACTTGATAACAACCAATCTCGGCAGGATTACAAGTCTCGACTTGATAACAACCAATCTCGTCAGGACTATACTCGTCAGGATTACAAGTCTCAACTTGATAACAACCAATCTCGTCAGGATTACAAGTCTCGACTTGATAACAACCAATCTCGTCCGGATTATACTCGTCAGGATTACAAGACTAGACTTGATAACAACCAATCTCGTCAGGATTACAACCAGTCTCGACTAGATAACAACCAATCTCGTCAGAATTACAACCAGTCTCAACTTGATAACAACCAATCTCGTCAGGATTATACTCGTCAGGATTACAACCATTCTCGACTTGATAACAACCAATCTTGTCAGGATTACGACCAGTCTCGGCATGATAACAACCAATCTCGTCAGGATTACAACCAGTCTCAGCATGATAATAACCAATCTCGTCAGGATTGCAACCATTCTCGGAATGATAACAACCAATCTCGTCAGGATTATATTCGTCAAGATTACAACCATCCTCGACAGGATTATAACCATTCTCAACAGGATTATAACCATTCTCGTCAGGGTATTGACCATTCTCGTCAACATAATAAGTATCCTCGTCAGGATTACAACCATTCTCGTCAGGACAGTAATCATACTCGTCAGGACAGTAACCATACTCGTCAGGACAGTAACCATACTCGTCAGGATTGTGACCATACTCTTCAAGATTACACCCATTCCAGACAGGATTGTAACCATACTCGTCCGGATTTTAACAATACTCGTCATGATTGTAACCATATTCGTCAGGATAGTAACCATACTCGTCAGGACAGTAACCATACTCGTCAGGACAGTAACCATACTCGTCAGGACAGTAACCATACTCGTCAGGATTGTGACCATACTCTTCAAGATTACACCCAGTCCCGACAGGATTGTAACCATACTCGTCCGGATTTTAACAATACTCGTCATGATTGTAACCATATTCGTCAGGACAGTAACCATACTCGTCAGGACAGTAACCATACTCGTCAGGACAGTAACCATACTCGCCAGGACAGTAACCATACTCGTCAGGATTGTGACCATACTCTTCAAGATTACACCCATTCCCGACAGGATTGTAACCATACTCGTCCGGATTTTAACAATACTCGTCAGGATTGTAACCATATTCGTCAGGATTGTAACCAGTCTCGACAGGATTACAAACATTCCCGACAGGATTGTAACCATACTCGTCCGAATTTTATCGATACTCGTCAGGATTACAACCATTCTCGACAGGATTGTAACCATTATCAACAGAATAGTAAAGTTACACGTCAGGACTGTAACCATTCACGATATGGGAGTAACCAATTACGTCGAGTCTCGCATGGCCTTCCACACTCTATCTGCAGTTCAGTGTACCTTCACGACAGATAA
- the LOC121380424 gene encoding zinc finger protein 813-like, protein MSMLHHDIMNRMNTQDRITPSPSSGPIPNQVHHFDSDAVSVCPTSDGVSIFRCNLCGKSYGTWGQIQMHLDTHRLAKRPDVKNTMTTSESDCSFGLSNPQHFARSPSVHVDERKVMEGMNTNTDKMTDCSFEACQSDPVFPRASSIAEDSSTSNSVSTAKPQMQQTANLMDKADGGFGNRQNKPVENINTGDPLTLYICNLCGTSFETKHRLDGHLAEHRSKNEEKHVDDYSFGCNLCSKSFTAQELFDEHMSSHRQDRVASYMTYTAQADMPYTCNICREGFEILDDLRNHIDVHTSVHSLNNISGGDGSGSVKNKCFSCQICDKSCSSWEQLKSHVTKHESVVMGGGQDATEGRQFQCDKCKKSFNVWGHLKAHLMRHQNEALSKNYVPSTHGSMVFSCEVCDKVFVAKSHLLGHMKTHTDPVACDVCGKLFQTQQHVNRHKVMHTGERPHKCDVCGMRFMRKEHCKRHILTHISDKSLLATCEICDKSFSRPEHLQRHYRMHTGEKPFKCDICVKEYSRKDRLQHHMKSHEREVRQVLSESSESVSDSVDYNFARFSAQNLAGVDSLGGDSTSGGPRPSISTHQRMQNSQSKTATGRNVNVFNPCNKSPPLVTSATVLSSVGLVSSSVVSKSRMTPDEGGSNSKPLQMSAAKTSPSKKDLHDVGFGHSSASFREDGSASTLSSQNISTNLHQSTDHTINRMFSDQPSGHDNSVHTQKSVGSYIPSCLPLTVESMSHCKPSYVPHLSDFAASMGQRSQVCSSVIPVSARSIAHCQTSFVQSASVLCDNQSLHNDRYDVKPSVNVMGQPCVDSSSRGVHGSLSNLQAGDLSRK, encoded by the coding sequence ATGAGTATGTTACACCATGACATCATGAACAGGATGAACACCCAGGACAGAATCACCCCATCACCCTCGTCAGGGCCCATCCCCAATCAGGTCCACCATTTCGACAGTGATGCCGTCAGTGTGTGTCCCACGTCGGATGGAGTTTCCATATTCAGGTGCAACCTCTGCGGAAAGTCGTACGGCACGTGGGGTCAGATTCAGATGCATTTGGATACACACAGACTTGCGAAAAGACCCGATGTAAAGAACACGATGACCACCAGCGAATCGGACTGTTCGTTTGGTTTGTCTAACCCACAGCACTTCGCACGGTCGCCATCCGTACATGTGGATGAGCGGAAAGTGATGGAAGGTATGaacacaaacacagataaaATGACAGACTGTAGCTTCGAAGCGTGTCAGTCGGATCCGGTGTTTCCAAGAGCCTCCAGCATTGCCGAGGACTCTTCCACTTCAAACAGTGTGTCCACTGCCAAGCCCCAGATGCAGCAGACGGCAAACCTGATGGACAAGGCCGACGGCGGTTTTGGCAATCGACAGAACAAGCCTGTGGAAAACATAAACACTGGTGATCCTCTTACTCTGTACATTTGTAACCTGTGTGGAACGTCATTCGAGACTAAGCATCGTCTGGACGGCCACCTTGCTGAACACAGGAGCAAGAATGAAGAAAAGCATGTGGACGATTATTCCTTTGGCTGCAACCTGTGTTCGAAGTCGTTCACGGCCCAGGAGCTGTTTGATGAGCACATGagctcccacagacaggaccgcGTGGCCAGCTACATGACATACACGGCTCAAGCCGACATGCCATACACCTGTAACATCTGCAGAGAGGGCTTCGAAATCCTCGACGATCTTCGCAATCACATTGACGTGCACACCAGCGTGCACTCGTTGAACAACATTTCAGGTGGCGATGGCAGCGGCAGTGTCAAAAATAAATGCTTCTCCTGTCAGATCTGCGACAAGTCTTGTTCCAGCTGGGAGCAGCTGAAGTCGCACGTGACCAAGCACGAAAGCGTCGTGATGGGCGGAGGGCAGGACGCGACCGAAGGCCGGCAGTTCCAGTGCGACAAGTGTAAGAAGTCGTTCAACGTCTGGGGACACCTGAAGGCTCACCTGATGCGGCACCAGAACGAGGCGCTGTCGAAGAACTATGTGCCCAGCACGCACGGCTCCATGGTGTTCAGCTGCGAGGTCTGCGACAAGGTGTTCGTCGCAAAGTCCCACCTCCTGGGTCACATGAAGACACACACGGACCCCGTGGCCTGCGACGTGTGCGGGAAGCTCTTTCAGACCCAGCAGCACGTCAACCGCCACAAGGTGATGCACACGGGCGAGCGGCCTCACAAGTGCGACGTATGCGGGATGCGCTTCATGCGCAAGGAGCACTGCAAACGGCACATCCTGACCCACATCTCGGACAAGTCGCTGCTGGCGACATGCGAGATCTGCGACAAGTCGTTCAGCCGTCCCGAGCACCTCCAGCGCCACTACCGCATGCACACGGGGGAGAAGCCATTCAAGTGCGACATCTGTGTGAAGGAGTACTCGCGCAAGGACCGCCTGCAGCACCACATGAAGAGCCACGAGAGAGAGGTCCGCCAGGTGCTCAGCGAGAGTTCTGAGTCCGTCTCGGACTCAGTGGACTACAACTTTGCGCGGTTCTCGGCTCAGAACCTGGCCGGTGTCGACTCGTTGGGTGGAGATTCCACTTCAGGAGGGCCCAGACCATCCATCTCCACGCATCAGAGGATGCAGAACAGTCAGTCGAAGACGGCTACAGGGAGAAATGTGAACGTTTTCAATCCATGTAATAAGTCTCCACCTCTGGTTACGTCGGCTACAGTTCTGTCCTCCGTAGGACTGGTGTCATCGAGTGTGGTGTCCAAATCTCGCATGACACCCGATGAAGGAGGATCTAACTCTAAGCCTTTGCAGATGTCTGCTGCCAAAACATCTCCATCGAAGAAAGATCTCCATGACGTCGGTTTCGGTCATTCATCGGCATCTTTCAGAGAAGACGGATCGGCGTCTACCCTCTCATCGCAGAACATTTCAACAAATCTCCACCAGAGTACTGATCACACTATAAACCGCATGTTTTCAGACCAGCCTTCTGGACACGACAATTCCGTGCACACTCAGAAATCTGTTGGCTCCTATATTCCCAGTTGTCTCCCTTTGACTGTGGAAAGCATGAGCCACTGCAAACCGAGCTATGTGCCGCATCTCTCTGATTTTGCAGCGAGTATGGGACAGAGATCGCAGGTTTGTTCCTCAGTGATTCCCGTCTCCGCTAGAAGTATCGCCCACTGCCAGACATCCTTTGTACAGTCGGCGTCTGTTCTCTGTGATAACCAGTCTCTACATAATGATCGGTACGACGTCAAGCCCTCTGTGAATGTGATGGGTCAGCCGTGTGTCGACAGCAGTTCTCGAGGGGTACATGGGTCGCTGAGTAATCTCCAGGCAGGCGACTTGTCACGCAAATGA